One region of Chryseobacterium muglaense genomic DNA includes:
- a CDS encoding sulfite exporter TauE/SafE family protein, which translates to MEIFGYVASIFIGISLGLIGGGGSILTVPVLVYLFGIDAFLATEYSLFVVGISSLAGSFSYFKKGLVDFKTAFIFGVPSIISIFLTRNFILPLIPDEVFRMQNFIVTKDLFLLLLFAGLMITASYKMIQKRVELKIETVPSKNNNTTLAVAEGSVVGILTGLVGAGGGFMIIPALVNLLKTPMKIAIGTSLVIISLNSLIGFFSSINHVKIEWNLLATITAIAIVGIIIGSQLSKKIDGEKLKPAFGWFILVMGIYIIIKELFF; encoded by the coding sequence ATGGAAATTTTCGGATATGTAGCATCTATTTTTATAGGTATTTCTTTAGGATTGATCGGCGGTGGCGGAAGTATTCTTACCGTTCCTGTGTTGGTTTATCTTTTTGGAATTGACGCTTTTCTGGCAACAGAATATTCACTTTTTGTTGTCGGAATCAGCAGTTTGGCAGGTTCGTTTTCTTATTTTAAGAAAGGATTGGTGGATTTTAAAACGGCATTTATTTTTGGTGTTCCATCGATCATTTCCATTTTCCTTACCCGAAATTTTATTCTTCCTTTAATTCCTGATGAAGTTTTTAGAATGCAAAATTTTATAGTAACCAAAGACCTATTTCTTTTGTTACTATTTGCAGGATTAATGATTACCGCTTCCTACAAAATGATTCAGAAAAGGGTGGAATTAAAAATAGAAACAGTCCCTTCAAAAAATAACAATACAACTTTGGCAGTAGCTGAAGGTTCTGTAGTTGGTATTCTGACAGGTTTGGTAGGAGCAGGAGGCGGATTTATGATCATTCCTGCGTTGGTCAATCTTCTGAAAACGCCAATGAAAATCGCCATCGGAACTTCTTTGGTCATCATTTCTTTAAATTCTCTGATCGGATTTTTTTCATCAATAAATCACGTCAAGATCGAATGGAATTTATTAGCAACTATCACCGCAATTGCCATCGTTGGAATCATCATTGGCTCGCAATTATCAAAGAAAATTGATGGTGAAAAACTGAAACCTGCATTCGGCTGGTTTATTCTGGTGATGGGAATTTATATTATTATCAAAGAACTTTTCTTTTAA
- a CDS encoding MBL fold metallo-hydrolase — protein sequence MKIEQIYTGCLAQGAYYIVSNGEAAIIDPLRETQSYIDRMEKDNVKLKYIFETHFHADFVSGHVDLSKKTNAPIVYGPTAKPEFNAIIAEDNQIFEVGKIKIKVLHTPGHTMESSSFLLIDENGKDKALFSGDTLFLGDVGRPDLAQKAANMTQEELAGLLYDSLYKKILPLDDEIIVYPAHGAGSACGKNMQKETVDSLGNQKNTNYALNQKDKESFIKAVTDGLLPPPAYFGMNVAMNKKGYDSFDEVLSKGLHALSPEEFEEMAEHSGALILDVRNNIEFAKGFVPQSINIGLDGDFAPWVGALIVDVKQPILLITDENNEEETVTRLSRVGFDNVLGFLKGSFETWKSSGKEIDTVNRISATDFEKEIENKKVKIIDVRKESEYQAEHVDEAYNKPLAYMNEWINHVVPTEHFYLHCAGGYRSMMAASILQARGYRNFTEIEGGFNAIAQTDVPKSDFVCQSKVLK from the coding sequence ATGAAAATAGAACAGATCTATACAGGATGTCTCGCTCAGGGAGCTTATTACATTGTTTCAAATGGTGAAGCGGCGATCATTGATCCTTTAAGAGAAACTCAATCTTACATTGACAGAATGGAAAAAGACAATGTAAAACTCAAATATATTTTTGAAACCCATTTTCACGCAGATTTTGTAAGTGGTCACGTTGATTTAAGTAAAAAAACAAATGCGCCAATCGTGTACGGACCAACTGCAAAGCCGGAATTTAATGCGATTATTGCCGAAGACAATCAGATTTTTGAAGTTGGGAAAATCAAAATAAAAGTTTTGCATACTCCGGGACATACAATGGAAAGCTCTTCCTTTTTATTAATTGATGAAAACGGTAAGGATAAAGCACTTTTCAGTGGAGATACTTTGTTTCTCGGCGATGTCGGTCGTCCGGATCTGGCTCAGAAAGCGGCAAATATGACGCAGGAAGAATTGGCAGGACTTCTTTACGATAGTTTATACAAAAAAATTCTGCCTCTGGACGATGAAATTATCGTTTATCCTGCGCACGGAGCGGGTTCTGCCTGCGGAAAAAATATGCAGAAAGAAACCGTTGATTCGTTGGGAAATCAAAAGAATACCAATTATGCACTGAACCAAAAAGACAAAGAAAGCTTCATAAAAGCTGTTACAGACGGGCTTCTTCCTCCACCTGCCTATTTCGGGATGAATGTAGCGATGAATAAAAAAGGCTACGATAGTTTTGATGAGGTTTTGTCCAAAGGTCTCCATGCACTTTCTCCTGAAGAATTTGAGGAAATGGCAGAACATTCGGGAGCTTTGATCCTTGATGTTAGAAATAATATTGAGTTTGCAAAAGGTTTTGTCCCTCAATCGATTAATATCGGATTAGACGGCGATTTTGCACCTTGGGTCGGTGCTTTGATCGTAGATGTAAAACAACCGATTTTATTAATTACCGATGAAAATAATGAAGAGGAAACGGTCACAAGACTCAGCAGAGTAGGGTTTGACAATGTTTTAGGTTTTCTAAAAGGTAGTTTTGAAACATGGAAGAGCAGCGGAAAAGAAATTGACACTGTTAATCGTATTTCTGCTACAGATTTTGAAAAGGAAATTGAAAATAAAAAGGTGAAAATTATCGACGTTAGAAAAGAAAGTGAGTATCAAGCAGAACACGTCGATGAAGCCTACAACAAGCCTTTAGCTTATATGAATGAATGGATTAATCATGTTGTACCGACCGAACATTTTTATCTTCACTGTGCAGGCGGTTACCGAAGTATGATGGCAGCAAGTATTCTTCAGGCAAGAGGTTACCGGAATTTCACCGAAATTGAAGGTGGATTTAATGCAATCGCACAAACTGATGTTCCCAAAAGTGATTTCGTTTGTCAAAGTAAAGTTTTGAAGTAA
- a CDS encoding YeeE/YedE family protein, protein MLDIIKEPWPWYVAGPLIGLTVPALLILGNKSFGISSSLRHICAACIPANLSFFKYDWKKESWNLFFVLGIFFGGMVAVNFLMNPGEIIVNPNLKAELATYGITDYSNLVPTQLMNFESLLTLKGFILMVVGGFLVGFGTRYAGGCTSGHAIMGLSNLQWPSLVATICFMIGGFLMANVILPIILSF, encoded by the coding sequence ATGTTAGATATCATAAAAGAACCCTGGCCGTGGTATGTTGCTGGTCCGCTGATTGGTCTTACCGTTCCGGCTTTGCTGATCTTAGGCAATAAATCTTTCGGGATCAGTTCGTCATTGCGGCATATTTGCGCAGCCTGTATTCCGGCAAACTTGAGTTTTTTCAAATACGACTGGAAAAAAGAATCCTGGAATTTATTCTTCGTTTTAGGAATTTTCTTCGGAGGAATGGTTGCTGTAAATTTCCTGATGAATCCCGGAGAAATTATAGTCAATCCAAACCTTAAAGCAGAATTGGCAACCTATGGGATCACGGATTACAGCAATCTTGTCCCGACACAACTGATGAATTTTGAAAGTTTATTGACATTAAAAGGATTCATTCTGATGGTTGTCGGCGGATTCTTGGTTGGCTTCGGAACCCGATATGCAGGCGGTTGCACCAGCGGACACGCGATAATGGGACTTTCCAATCTTCAATGGCCGTCTTTAGTAGCAACAATCTGCTTTATGATCGGCGGTTTTTTAATGGCAAATGTGATTTTGCCCATCATTCTTTCATTCTAA
- a CDS encoding DUF6691 family protein — protein MTKEKDIRHQDSICTNESHLQHKWYHNLKYLIVGVLFGIVFVKAEIISWFRIQEMFRLQSFHMYGVIGSAVVTGMISVWIIKKFKIKTIYGEKISIAPKTFNKGQIYGGLIFGFGWAITGACPGPLFAQIGTGAFAVIITLVSAVLGTWVYGYFRDKLQH, from the coding sequence ATGACAAAAGAAAAAGATATCCGTCATCAGGACAGTATTTGTACCAACGAAAGCCATCTTCAGCACAAATGGTATCACAATTTGAAATATTTAATAGTTGGTGTTTTGTTCGGAATCGTGTTTGTGAAAGCTGAGATCATCAGCTGGTTCAGAATCCAGGAAATGTTCCGTTTGCAGTCATTTCATATGTACGGCGTGATTGGAAGCGCAGTTGTTACTGGGATGATTTCCGTTTGGATCATCAAAAAATTCAAAATAAAAACCATTTACGGAGAAAAAATTTCAATTGCTCCTAAAACTTTTAACAAAGGACAAATTTACGGAGGTTTGATCTTTGGATTTGGCTGGGCAATTACAGGAGCTTGTCCCGGACCTTTATTCGCGCAAATCGGAACAGGAGCTTTTGCGGTTATTATTACTTTAGTGAGTGCTGTTCTCGGAACTTGGGTTTATGGATATTTCCGAGATAAGCTACAGCATTGA
- a CDS encoding TetR/AcrR family transcriptional regulator has translation MEKKIDKASKSQKRDEMIKSAYNIFYKNGFHATGVDAIVDCTGISKRTLYKHFTSKEGLIIATINYYHQITYGAISDYIEKSTLDQPVDRALMIFDYLTALVDSGNLDGCFAMNARTEYAHKAKEIEESCDIHVAALQQLVERYLTEGKISDSKSVAMQVIMLFEGAILRSKGTESSLPIKLAKSAAKIICSQ, from the coding sequence ATGGAAAAAAAAATTGATAAAGCTTCAAAATCCCAAAAAAGGGATGAGATGATTAAAAGTGCTTATAATATCTTTTATAAGAATGGTTTTCATGCTACAGGCGTAGATGCAATTGTTGATTGCACTGGAATATCTAAACGAACTCTTTACAAACACTTCACATCAAAAGAGGGGTTGATCATTGCTACGATTAATTATTACCATCAAATTACGTACGGGGCGATATCCGATTATATAGAAAAATCTACATTAGACCAACCAGTTGATAGGGCTTTAATGATTTTTGACTATCTCACAGCGCTGGTGGATTCTGGCAATCTGGACGGTTGCTTTGCAATGAATGCCAGAACAGAATATGCACACAAGGCTAAGGAAATAGAGGAATCTTGTGACATTCACGTTGCCGCACTTCAGCAACTTGTGGAACGTTATTTGACAGAGGGGAAAATTTCAGACAGTAAATCAGTAGCAATGCAGGTAATTATGTTGTTTGAAGGAGCTATTTTGCGAAGCAAAGGGACTGAAAGTTCGTTACCAATTAAATTAGCCAAGTCCGCTGCTAAAATAATTTGCAGTCAATAA